The following nucleotide sequence is from Sphaeramia orbicularis chromosome 24, fSphaOr1.1, whole genome shotgun sequence.
ttaatctgatcttttatggacATGTTAtcgatcggtgaattaaatataggaaaatgcctgatttatactgataaaatacagaatacagaagataatattctaaataaatgatgatcattcacttaagaaaggttaaatatagagaaaatgtcatttgggaactgacataaaagcagcgCTGGGTGTTTATAGGTTAAAGTGTTAAAGCAACAAGAGTGCAAATTGAAGGCAAAAATGCAAACAGTATTATAACCtgtacatttttttatgttttagtttgttatgTGTTGTTAATTGCAGCCGTTACTGTTCACATTTTCACTGCTAGCTTTCATTTTCATTGGCTACACTCACTCTGTTTCTAATTTATCTAGATGAGCTCATCCGACAGGCCACCATCAACTGTGCAGAGATGGGTTTGATGCTCTTGCGAGTCAGAAATGAAATTCAAATGACTCTTGTTGCCTACCAGACGTTGTATGAAAGCAGTGTGGCTTTTGGCATTAGGAAAGCTCTGCAGGCTGAGCAAGGCATGACCGACCTGGAGAAAAGAGTAAGGAGTTATTTGAGCTGGTATGACTAAATCAATTACATAAGGTGGAGGAAAAAGAGAGGAGAATCTGAAAATAAGACACTGATGATTCTTGAATATATGTAGAAACACACACTGTAATTCAACCTGGTCATCATACACTCTATGGTAAAGTGTGCATGCCGATAGAATGTTCTGAATAATTGATGTCTTAATGGACTTTACTTTCCACGTGCATAGATTTCTGAATTGGAGAGTCAGAAGCTTGAGCTCAACAAGAAACTTGAGGACCAGAGAGCAAAGTGTGATGCTATACAAAAGAGGGAATCTGAAAAGCGGCAAATTGAGGCGAAAAAGCACGCAGAGGAGATTCAGTTCCTGAAGAAAATTAATCAGCAGCTCAAGGTggaaattttgtttgtttctttttttttttttttttaagtaacaggcagaagacaATATCTGTGGATTCAGGTGCAATGTTCTAAATTCCTATTTGTGTTCCTTTTCAGACCCAACTAGAAGGGACCATTACTTCAAAGAAGTAACTTTGACCAACAACAACAGAGCCGACAAACCATTCCCTGGAACGAATTGTTTCCAAATCTTCAGTACAAAATATTTCTGAATCTCTTCGTGTTGCTtgcaataaatagaaattatacataAACACTGCAAACTAAGTGTGGTTGTAATTTTTTCTTGAGCATAAGAAATACTATTAATTTGTACaagtacttttattctgtgattattaaactatgtatatacatatgatacatatacatattgtgcatgctataaaattatattataatacaataagctatttattattattattattattattattattattattattattagtagtagtagtagtagtagtagtagtagtagtagtagtagtagtagtagtagtagtggtatcatcatcatcactactaTTTTGCCACTTTTTACTGCCAGTACTTTTCAGTGtgcaatagtgttttttttttcactgctgtttttttttaaatagcttttttaatcattatgttattgtattgcttttttattttattttattttttttttcttgtggggtttCTCATATGTACGCtcggtgttgtgctgcttttggaacctcagtttGCCCAAGGGATCattaaagttctatctaatctaatctaatctaatctaatctaatctaatctaatctaatctaatctaatctaatctaa
It contains:
- the dnali1 gene encoding axonemal dynein light intermediate polypeptide 1, whose translation is MIPPADSLLKYDHPVLIRKSDGKSPKVRPLRGKPDQRINSTPFLPPPKSTPFSSQHQTEEVLDAIFPPREWEEENQLWVQKVSSAPSTRLDVLQLGELLEKKLQQREAKETGICSVRRELYSQCFDELIRQATINCAEMGLMLLRVRNEIQMTLVAYQTLYESSVAFGIRKALQAEQGMTDLEKRISELESQKLELNKKLEDQRAKCDAIQKRESEKRQIEAKKHAEEIQFLKKINQQLKTQLEGTITSKK